The following coding sequences are from one Granulicella sp. L56 window:
- a CDS encoding low specificity L-threonine aldolase, which yields MIDLRSDTVTRPTPAMREAMFTAEVGDDVYGEDPTVNRLESDAAAMFGRETALFVPTGTMGNQIAIRLHTQHGQEVICEARAHVLDWEMAMAAAFSGCQLRPVAGERGVLTWEQISQAIGPKIYYRAQTGLVCLENTHNMAGGTVTPLVRMREICEGAHEAGLPVHLDGARIFNASVALGVGVAKLTEGCDTVMFCLSKGLGAPAGSMLVGSREAMERARAFRKALGGGMRQVGVLAAAGLVALHEMTARLVDDHANARLLAEAVAAEPNAEIDLDAVETNIVIFNLRDGDATAFCRELREKDVLASAIGPDAVRFVTHYDVDHEACVRAAAVVTETLQTF from the coding sequence ATGATCGATCTGCGGAGTGACACTGTTACCAGGCCGACGCCTGCGATGCGCGAGGCTATGTTTACCGCCGAGGTCGGTGACGACGTGTATGGAGAAGATCCTACCGTCAATCGGCTGGAGAGCGATGCCGCTGCCATGTTTGGCAGGGAGACTGCGCTTTTTGTTCCGACCGGCACGATGGGGAACCAGATCGCCATTCGCCTGCATACGCAGCATGGGCAGGAGGTCATCTGCGAGGCGCGGGCGCATGTGCTCGACTGGGAGATGGCCATGGCTGCGGCGTTTTCCGGGTGTCAACTGCGTCCCGTTGCCGGGGAACGCGGTGTCCTGACATGGGAACAGATCAGCCAGGCGATTGGGCCGAAGATCTATTACCGCGCTCAGACGGGTCTGGTCTGCCTTGAGAACACGCACAACATGGCTGGCGGAACGGTTACGCCACTGGTTCGGATGCGCGAGATCTGCGAGGGAGCGCATGAGGCTGGTCTGCCGGTGCATCTTGATGGAGCGCGGATCTTCAATGCTTCGGTGGCGCTTGGCGTTGGCGTAGCGAAGCTTACCGAGGGCTGCGATACGGTGATGTTCTGCCTGTCGAAGGGGCTGGGCGCTCCGGCGGGCTCAATGCTGGTGGGCAGCAGAGAGGCGATGGAGCGTGCTCGTGCCTTTCGCAAGGCGCTCGGCGGCGGGATGCGACAGGTCGGCGTGCTGGCTGCTGCCGGTCTGGTCGCTCTGCATGAGATGACGGCGCGGCTGGTTGACGACCATGCCAATGCTCGTCTGCTGGCAGAAGCGGTTGCGGCTGAGCCGAATGCCGAGATCGACTTGGATGCGGTCGAGACCAATATCGTCATCTTCAATCTTCGTGATGGTGATGCGACTGCGTTCTGCCGGGAACTGCGAGAGAAGGACGTTCTCGCGAGCGCGATTGGGCCTGATGCTGTTCGGTTTGTGACGCACTATGACGTTGACCACGAAGCTTGCGTGAGAGCGGCTGCCGTTGTGACGGAGACACTGCAGACTTTCTAA
- the hemW gene encoding radical SAM family heme chaperone HemW, which translates to MVTTAGVYISVPFCKAKCTFCNFASGVFAADRMQHYVDRVCDEIDAARDAAMKSGARLPELVDSIYFGGGTPSLLSAAQFRQMFQRLRDEFELARDAEITLECAPGQLADETLDELLRLGMNRVSFGVQSFVDRETAAVGRLHTRLECEAEIARVRNAGVGDISIDLIAGLPYQTRESWQYSLEQAIASKVQHVSVYMLEVDEESRLGEEVLAKGTRYHASAVPSEDESADWYQMACEQFEIAGLEQYEISNFARRGHASRHNLKYWQRLPYIGFGLDAHSMLLTDVGAVRFANTSEMDAYMNKPESTFRQVSKSAAEPDFDVIGVEQAFEEALFLGLRLNEGVSLRLLRGQFGEAMVQDAMPALLEVREAGLLELETDRIRLTARGRMVSNEVFSRLLVTSAA; encoded by the coding sequence ATGGTTACAACGGCTGGAGTCTACATCTCGGTCCCTTTCTGCAAGGCGAAGTGTACCTTCTGCAACTTTGCCTCGGGAGTGTTCGCCGCTGACCGGATGCAGCACTATGTTGACCGTGTGTGTGATGAGATTGACGCGGCGCGGGATGCGGCAATGAAGTCCGGGGCGCGATTGCCAGAGCTGGTGGATTCGATCTACTTTGGCGGCGGAACGCCGAGTTTGCTGAGCGCGGCGCAGTTTCGCCAGATGTTTCAACGTCTGCGCGACGAGTTTGAGTTGGCGCGGGACGCTGAGATAACGCTCGAGTGCGCTCCGGGACAACTTGCAGACGAGACGCTGGACGAACTGCTGCGGCTGGGCATGAACCGCGTCAGCTTTGGGGTGCAATCCTTTGTGGATCGCGAGACGGCAGCGGTTGGCCGATTGCACACGCGGCTGGAGTGCGAGGCGGAGATTGCGCGGGTTCGCAACGCTGGGGTTGGGGACATCAGCATCGATCTGATCGCAGGGCTTCCCTACCAGACGCGGGAGAGCTGGCAGTATTCGCTGGAGCAGGCTATTGCCAGTAAAGTCCAGCACGTCAGCGTTTACATGCTGGAGGTCGATGAAGAGTCGCGCCTGGGTGAAGAGGTTCTCGCCAAAGGGACGCGTTACCATGCGTCGGCTGTTCCTTCCGAGGATGAGAGCGCCGATTGGTACCAGATGGCTTGCGAGCAGTTCGAGATTGCCGGTCTGGAGCAGTATGAGATCTCGAACTTTGCGCGCCGGGGCCATGCTTCGCGTCACAACCTCAAGTATTGGCAGCGTCTGCCTTATATCGGCTTTGGCCTCGATGCGCACTCCATGCTGCTGACGGATGTCGGCGCAGTACGTTTTGCGAATACGAGCGAGATGGACGCTTATATGAATAAGCCTGAGTCGACTTTTCGTCAGGTCTCGAAGAGCGCTGCTGAGCCGGATTTCGATGTGATTGGCGTTGAGCAGGCTTTTGAAGAGGCGCTTTTTCTTGGGCTGCGGCTCAATGAGGGCGTCAGCCTTCGTCTGCTGCGCGGACAGTTTGGCGAGGCGATGGTTCAGGATGCGATGCCTGCGCTGCTGGAGGTTCGTGAGGCTGGCTTGCTGGAGTTAGAGACTGATCGCATTCGCCTGACAGCACGAGGTCGCATGGTCTCGAATGAGGTCTTCAGTCGATTGCTGGTTACCTCCGCCGCATAA
- a CDS encoding thioredoxin family protein translates to MLRFRPLATVDVLLFMLVLISGQATAQTAPQRSPVLVELFTSEGCSSCPPADALLAKLEQVQPIAGTEIIALGEHVDYWDQLGWHDRFSSHQYTERQNQYRFRFHLDDVYTPQMVIDGTEPFVGNDAPHIVRAISSAGNTAKINLALSKAAVEGSRVSFTVSSSTPPNLLSNADLYAALVDPTDTTNVQRGENKGQVLHHAAVVRSLQKIGKLNDLASGPLHAQLVAPANSEPATMRIVVFAQRPDEGAVVGAVSMPARQ, encoded by the coding sequence ATGCTGCGATTTCGCCCACTCGCTACTGTCGATGTTCTTCTATTCATGCTTGTCCTGATCTCCGGACAAGCCACCGCTCAAACCGCGCCGCAGCGCTCTCCTGTTCTGGTGGAGCTGTTTACCTCGGAAGGCTGTTCAAGCTGCCCGCCTGCCGATGCCCTGCTTGCAAAGCTTGAGCAGGTCCAGCCAATCGCCGGTACAGAGATCATCGCGCTTGGCGAGCACGTCGACTATTGGGATCAGCTTGGCTGGCACGACCGCTTTTCTTCGCATCAATATACAGAGCGGCAAAATCAGTACCGCTTCCGCTTCCATCTGGACGATGTCTACACGCCGCAGATGGTCATCGACGGCACCGAGCCGTTTGTCGGCAACGACGCGCCCCATATCGTTCGCGCCATCAGCAGTGCAGGCAATACAGCCAAGATCAACCTCGCGCTCTCAAAGGCAGCCGTGGAGGGAAGCCGCGTCTCGTTTACGGTCTCCAGTTCAACCCCACCGAATTTGCTCTCCAACGCAGACCTTTATGCCGCGCTCGTCGATCCTACCGACACGACAAATGTCCAACGCGGCGAAAACAAGGGGCAGGTTCTCCATCATGCTGCTGTGGTTCGATCGCTGCAAAAGATCGGCAAGCTGAACGACCTAGCATCGGGCCCGTTGCACGCACAGCTCGTTGCTCCAGCAAATTCGGAGCCTGCAACCATGCGGATTGTTGTATTTGCACAACGTCCGGACGAGGGCGCTGTCGTGGGCGCAGTTTCCATGCCTGCGCGTCAATAA
- a CDS encoding ABC transporter ATP-binding protein, whose product MADEQNSKKAKKEAAKKALHDDDIVGKAYDGRLMRRLLTYLRPYKLQVAFSAIAIIFKAATDVVGPYLVKVAVDTYMTKTPPEKLSWLAHHLSPKPMAGITQLGLLYLSALLITYVLEFVQTYLMQWTGQKIMFDLRSQIFRHLQRMHPGFFDHNPVGKLVTRVTSDVDALNEMFTSGVLAIFEDIFVLAFIVIIMLRMSWPLALLTLAVIPAILYITGIFRKHVRESYRRIRSAIAKINSYMQEHVSGMSIVQLFNREQHAFDEFASVNRLHMNAFKDAIFAYALYYPAVELLSSVAIALVVWRGGMGALFTGAPLAAGLPFYEYLLHPMRAPGATITLGVLIAFIQYAQRFFRPIQDLSEKYNILQAAMAASERVFKLLDSEPEILSPPKPIEGDRSGRVEFRNVWFTYQTLDEAQRLRVASATEDELRGYADIEWILCGVSFVVEPNETAAIVGHTGAGKTTIISLMMRFYDIQRGSILVDGIDVRQQDMHALRRRFAVVLQDPFLFTGTIADNIRLGSKWVTDERLQRAADEVNVGDFIRSLPLQFAEPVQERGATLSTGQKQLISFARALAHDPGILILDEATSSVDTDTELRVRGALSRMVTGRTSILIAHRLSTIQRADTILVMHKGQLRERGTHQELLTHRGLYWKLYQLQYKDQEMPADAALPSQLSDAVLP is encoded by the coding sequence ATGGCTGACGAACAGAACTCAAAAAAAGCGAAAAAAGAAGCCGCGAAGAAGGCATTGCACGACGACGACATCGTAGGTAAAGCCTATGACGGTCGTCTTATGCGCCGTCTTCTGACCTATTTGCGCCCCTACAAGCTGCAGGTTGCGTTCTCCGCCATCGCCATCATCTTCAAAGCCGCAACCGATGTTGTTGGCCCGTATCTGGTCAAAGTTGCGGTCGATACTTACATGACGAAGACGCCGCCGGAAAAACTCTCCTGGCTGGCCCACCACCTCAGTCCAAAACCGATGGCAGGCATCACCCAGCTCGGCCTGCTCTACCTCAGCGCGCTGCTGATTACCTACGTTCTCGAATTCGTTCAGACCTACCTGATGCAGTGGACCGGTCAGAAGATCATGTTCGATCTGCGGAGCCAGATCTTCCGCCATCTTCAGCGCATGCATCCCGGCTTCTTCGACCATAATCCCGTCGGCAAGCTCGTCACCCGCGTCACCTCCGACGTGGACGCGCTGAACGAGATGTTCACCTCGGGCGTCCTCGCCATCTTCGAAGACATCTTCGTCCTGGCCTTCATCGTCATCATCATGCTGCGCATGAGCTGGCCGCTCGCTCTGCTGACGCTGGCCGTTATCCCTGCGATTCTCTACATCACCGGCATCTTCCGCAAGCATGTGCGCGAGAGCTACCGCCGCATCCGTTCGGCCATCGCCAAGATCAACAGCTACATGCAGGAACATGTCAGCGGCATGTCTATCGTGCAGCTCTTCAACCGCGAGCAGCATGCCTTCGACGAGTTTGCCTCGGTCAATCGCCTACACATGAACGCCTTCAAAGACGCCATCTTCGCCTACGCCCTCTACTATCCAGCAGTCGAGCTGCTCAGCTCCGTCGCCATCGCTCTGGTCGTGTGGCGCGGCGGCATGGGTGCCCTCTTCACCGGCGCTCCTCTCGCCGCAGGACTGCCGTTCTACGAGTACCTCCTGCATCCAATGCGCGCACCGGGCGCGACGATCACGCTCGGCGTTCTCATCGCATTCATCCAGTACGCGCAGCGCTTCTTCCGCCCCATTCAGGACCTCAGCGAGAAGTACAACATCCTGCAAGCGGCCATGGCCGCCAGCGAACGCGTCTTCAAGCTGCTGGACTCTGAACCCGAGATCCTCTCGCCCCCGAAACCCATCGAAGGCGACCGCTCTGGACGCGTAGAGTTCCGCAACGTCTGGTTTACCTATCAGACCCTCGATGAGGCCCAGCGCCTTCGCGTGGCATCGGCAACCGAAGACGAGTTGCGCGGCTATGCCGACATCGAGTGGATCCTCTGCGGCGTCAGCTTCGTCGTCGAGCCGAACGAGACCGCCGCTATCGTCGGCCACACCGGCGCGGGCAAGACGACCATCATCAGCCTGATGATGCGCTTCTACGATATTCAACGCGGTAGCATTCTTGTAGACGGCATCGACGTACGCCAGCAGGATATGCACGCCCTCCGTCGCCGCTTCGCCGTCGTGCTGCAAGACCCCTTCCTCTTCACCGGCACCATCGCAGACAATATTCGCCTCGGCTCCAAGTGGGTCACGGACGAGCGACTGCAGCGCGCCGCCGACGAGGTCAATGTGGGCGACTTCATCCGCTCTCTCCCTCTGCAATTCGCCGAACCTGTTCAGGAGCGCGGAGCCACTCTTTCCACCGGCCAGAAGCAGCTCATCAGCTTTGCCCGTGCGCTGGCCCACGATCCCGGAATCCTCATTCTGGACGAGGCCACCTCTTCGGTCGACACCGACACAGAACTCCGCGTGCGCGGCGCACTCTCACGCATGGTCACAGGGCGAACCTCCATCCTCATCGCCCATCGGCTGTCCACGATTCAGCGGGCTGATACTATCCTGGTCATGCACAAGGGACAGTTGCGCGAGCGCGGCACCCATCAGGAGCTGCTCACACATCGCGGCCTCTATTGGAAGCTCTACCAGTTGCAATACAAAGACCAGGAGATGCCGGCAGATGCCGCGCTGCCCTCCCAGCTTTCTGACGCAGTTCTCCCCTGA
- the lpxB gene encoding lipid-A-disaccharide synthase, which yields MAESNPSPRIFLSAGEASGDYYGAQIIDELRTRLPQLTCFGLGGTEMAVAGLDRIVRAEDVAHMGITEVIRHMPRIYGEYRRLVASIKKRRPDVAILIDFPDVNFRLARTLRKLNIPVVYFVSPQLWAWKRKRLRWVQQRVSRMMVIFPFEESFYRARNVDATFVGHPLAQLPLPDITRAEYATKYALDPAKNWIALLPGSRRKEVQLNLPEMLHAAAILNAQGKYEFVIPVASTVNNSYLLNFLQDPIYYSATKPRVTLVDDAREALHHARASIVASGTATVQATVIGNPFIVVYRVSPFTFGLARRLIRYPLEIPTEKDKDGNLPIAMVNLVAGKRIVPELLQTRFTAENVAATLAPLLADSPQREQMLIDLAEAHFKLLPASGSGSIFQVCDAVEALLGQTPAASGRISATSV from the coding sequence GTGGCAGAAAGCAATCCATCTCCGCGCATCTTTCTCTCCGCCGGTGAAGCCAGCGGGGACTACTACGGCGCTCAAATCATCGACGAGCTGCGCACCCGTCTGCCCCAGCTCACCTGTTTCGGCCTCGGTGGCACCGAGATGGCAGTCGCCGGACTCGACCGCATCGTCCGCGCCGAGGATGTGGCGCACATGGGCATCACCGAAGTCATCCGCCATATGCCGCGTATCTATGGCGAGTACCGGCGCCTGGTCGCATCCATCAAAAAACGACGTCCCGACGTTGCCATTCTCATCGACTTCCCAGACGTCAACTTCCGGCTCGCCCGCACACTTCGCAAGCTGAACATCCCGGTTGTGTATTTCGTAAGCCCTCAGCTTTGGGCGTGGAAGCGGAAGCGTCTGCGCTGGGTACAGCAGCGCGTCAGCCGCATGATGGTCATCTTCCCCTTTGAGGAGAGCTTCTATCGTGCGCGCAACGTCGATGCCACCTTCGTCGGTCACCCGCTGGCACAACTGCCGCTGCCCGACATCACCCGAGCGGAGTACGCCACAAAATATGCGCTCGACCCTGCGAAAAACTGGATTGCCCTGCTTCCCGGCAGCCGACGCAAAGAGGTGCAGCTCAACCTGCCCGAGATGCTGCACGCAGCCGCTATCCTGAACGCTCAGGGCAAATATGAGTTCGTCATCCCGGTGGCCTCAACGGTAAACAACTCGTACCTTCTCAACTTTCTGCAAGACCCCATCTACTACAGCGCAACCAAGCCGAGAGTTACCCTGGTCGACGACGCGCGCGAGGCGCTTCACCATGCCCGCGCCAGTATCGTCGCCAGCGGCACAGCTACCGTACAGGCGACCGTCATCGGAAACCCCTTCATCGTGGTCTATCGGGTCTCTCCGTTTACCTTTGGTCTCGCCCGCCGCCTTATCCGCTATCCGCTTGAGATCCCGACTGAAAAGGACAAGGACGGCAATCTCCCCATCGCCATGGTCAATCTCGTGGCGGGCAAGCGCATCGTGCCCGAACTGCTGCAGACCCGCTTTACCGCAGAAAACGTTGCGGCAACCCTCGCCCCTCTCCTGGCCGACAGCCCTCAGCGCGAGCAGATGCTTATAGACCTCGCCGAGGCACACTTCAAGCTGCTTCCAGCCTCAGGATCAGGCTCTATCTTTCAGGTTTGCGACGCCGTGGAAGCCCTGTTGGGACAGACCCCAGCCGCAAGTGGCCGAATTTCAGCGACAAGCGTCTAA
- a CDS encoding M1 family aminopeptidase yields MHLPSRYLRVLATAVFPACILAAPLWAAPARPQMHVTGYVITADLDPAVHHLTATAAVTFTALEDLTSPIFELNNGLQITKVTDASGKPLESERLTGNSTVRFTLATPIPKGTSTTYNFEYSGTLTGSDTSPVSGIKLASIDDPISILLYPGAWFPMTGLYTDRFTAEMHIRVPSDERVVGSGVAGQKNLPGNRTEYDFNWTKPGFPGTIIAGKFLDPAGISGVNNIHVYVTDKRKPFALDFAHTADREFEFMTSKFGQPESPILNLVELPDDAVSAAWAPEVVAIGGGRIAARNAQRLISNTIAHQWWGSEVSPATMNDAWITNGMSRYAELMYLEDSAGKTAFQSAITDVSAGALAYDTVPLTTLGRLDPFSPQFQSMTLEKGAMVFHMLRWEMGDDTFTQFLRGLLSQYTDKSIRSSDVQTVAEAQSHLQLTPFFSQWIDGTGAPAFGDKYTVFRLGDNKGFRTVGAITQDLDLFSMPVELRIETDGKTEIKRIVVSGNESQYSIETFGRPRHIGIDPDNWLLKSTPDLAVRVAVLRGQEQVAQGDLTAALVEYQKALDANKNSSLAAYRIGEVFFMQRNYQSAANSFRDALRGDGDPRWVEVWSHIELGRIFDLTGQRDRAVNEYRLAVQTNDNTQGAINEARALMQKPYKRPAEQD; encoded by the coding sequence ATGCACCTACCCTCCCGGTATCTTCGAGTTCTGGCCACGGCCGTGTTTCCCGCGTGCATTCTCGCGGCTCCCCTATGGGCAGCGCCCGCCAGACCTCAAATGCACGTCACCGGCTACGTCATCACGGCCGACCTCGATCCTGCGGTGCATCACCTCACGGCGACGGCCGCCGTAACCTTTACGGCGCTTGAAGATCTCACCTCGCCCATCTTCGAGCTGAACAACGGGCTGCAGATCACCAAGGTCACAGACGCAAGTGGCAAGCCGCTCGAATCGGAGCGCCTCACCGGCAACAGCACCGTGCGCTTTACCCTGGCCACGCCGATTCCCAAGGGAACCAGCACCACCTATAACTTTGAATACTCCGGCACGCTGACCGGCTCCGATACCAGCCCGGTCAGCGGAATCAAGCTGGCCTCGATCGACGATCCCATCAGCATTCTGCTGTATCCCGGCGCATGGTTCCCCATGACCGGCCTGTACACCGACCGCTTCACCGCCGAAATGCACATCCGCGTGCCTTCCGACGAACGGGTAGTCGGCAGCGGAGTCGCTGGGCAGAAAAACCTCCCCGGCAATCGCACCGAATACGATTTCAATTGGACCAAGCCCGGCTTTCCCGGAACCATCATCGCCGGTAAATTTCTGGATCCTGCCGGCATATCGGGCGTCAACAACATCCACGTCTACGTCACCGACAAGCGCAAGCCCTTCGCCCTCGACTTCGCTCACACAGCCGACAGGGAGTTTGAGTTTATGACCAGCAAGTTCGGTCAGCCAGAGTCCCCCATCCTGAACCTCGTGGAGCTGCCGGACGATGCTGTCTCAGCTGCCTGGGCACCGGAGGTTGTGGCAATCGGAGGCGGTCGCATCGCTGCACGCAATGCCCAACGGCTCATCTCCAACACCATCGCACATCAATGGTGGGGCAGCGAGGTCTCTCCCGCGACCATGAACGACGCCTGGATCACCAATGGCATGTCGCGCTATGCCGAGCTGATGTATCTCGAAGATTCAGCCGGGAAGACCGCATTTCAGTCCGCTATCACTGATGTCTCGGCAGGCGCTCTGGCCTACGATACGGTTCCGCTGACCACTCTCGGACGCCTCGATCCGTTCTCGCCACAGTTCCAGTCCATGACCCTCGAAAAAGGTGCGATGGTCTTCCATATGCTCCGCTGGGAGATGGGCGACGACACCTTTACCCAGTTCCTCCGCGGCCTGCTCTCGCAGTACACCGACAAATCGATACGCAGCTCCGATGTGCAAACCGTCGCCGAAGCCCAGTCGCATCTGCAACTGACTCCCTTCTTCTCGCAGTGGATCGATGGCACGGGAGCACCGGCCTTTGGAGACAAGTACACCGTCTTTCGTCTGGGCGACAATAAGGGCTTTCGTACCGTCGGCGCCATCACTCAGGACCTCGACCTCTTTAGTATGCCGGTGGAGCTGCGCATCGAAACTGACGGAAAGACCGAGATCAAGCGCATCGTCGTAAGCGGCAACGAGTCCCAATATTCCATCGAAACCTTTGGCCGTCCTCGCCATATCGGTATCGATCCAGACAACTGGTTGCTGAAGAGCACACCCGATCTTGCTGTGCGCGTGGCCGTCTTACGCGGGCAGGAGCAGGTCGCGCAGGGCGATCTCACCGCCGCTCTGGTTGAGTACCAGAAGGCCCTCGACGCCAATAAGAACAGTTCGCTCGCCGCCTACCGTATCGGCGAAGTCTTCTTCATGCAGCGCAACTATCAGTCCGCGGCAAACTCCTTCCGCGATGCTCTGCGCGGAGACGGCGACCCCAGATGGGTCGAAGTCTGGAGCCACATCGAACTGGGTCGCATCTTCGACCTGACGGGCCAGCGCGATCGAGCCGTCAACGAATATCGCCTCGCTGTACAGACCAATGACAACACCCAGGGTGCGATCAACGAGGCACGCGCGCTGATGCAGAAACCGTACAAGCGCCCGGCCGAGCAAGATTAA
- a CDS encoding ABC transporter permease translates to MLRDIFGQAMEAMQYNGRRTAITIVGMAWGIATVVLLLAYGAGFGRAFETIFAQFGTNMIGVFPGTTSEQAGGTKAGVPVRLKMEDVERIRETVPGVLHTSPMLWKSVPVQNDLHTYTWEVDGVSPEIQDIQKMDLAEGRFLTEADLQQRNHVAVIGSQAKSKLYSGIFALGQTIRLNGISFEVIGVLKPKMQEGDDNINRLTYIPFSTMGDIKDAKYLDGIWFNYRGDPKAVEHALRNTLAASHAFRPTDHNAIWVANIMEQLAQFRIISLGLQVLLLFIGTLTLGIAGIGLMNIMLVSVQQRTREIGVEKALGARKRHILLQFLAEALVITGVGGVAGIALAYGVSKVVGGITFYSAIAANASAADIYLLISPHIVILATVVLVIVGTVSGMIPAIQAANLDPIEALRYE, encoded by the coding sequence ATGCTGCGAGATATCTTTGGACAAGCGATGGAAGCGATGCAGTACAACGGACGGCGGACCGCCATCACCATCGTCGGCATGGCGTGGGGCATTGCCACGGTGGTTCTTCTGTTGGCCTACGGCGCAGGCTTCGGGCGCGCCTTCGAGACGATCTTCGCTCAGTTCGGCACCAACATGATCGGCGTCTTTCCCGGCACCACCAGCGAGCAGGCGGGCGGCACCAAGGCTGGTGTACCGGTTCGCCTCAAGATGGAAGATGTGGAGCGCATCCGGGAGACAGTTCCCGGCGTTCTGCATACGTCGCCCATGCTCTGGAAGTCAGTTCCGGTGCAGAACGATCTGCACACCTATACGTGGGAGGTGGATGGCGTCTCCCCCGAGATTCAGGACATTCAGAAGATGGATCTGGCCGAGGGACGGTTTCTGACAGAAGCCGATCTGCAACAGCGAAACCATGTTGCGGTCATTGGGTCGCAGGCAAAGTCGAAGCTCTACTCCGGCATCTTCGCTTTGGGCCAGACAATCCGGTTGAACGGTATCAGCTTTGAAGTGATCGGTGTTCTGAAACCCAAGATGCAGGAGGGCGATGACAACATCAATCGCCTTACTTACATCCCGTTTTCAACCATGGGCGATATCAAAGATGCCAAATATCTCGACGGCATCTGGTTCAACTATCGTGGCGACCCGAAGGCCGTGGAGCACGCCTTGCGAAATACGCTCGCAGCATCGCACGCCTTTCGGCCAACAGACCACAACGCGATCTGGGTGGCCAACATCATGGAGCAGCTCGCGCAGTTCCGCATCATATCGCTGGGATTGCAGGTGCTGCTGCTCTTTATCGGAACGCTGACGCTGGGCATCGCCGGTATTGGGCTGATGAACATTATGCTGGTCAGCGTGCAACAGCGGACGAGAGAGATTGGCGTGGAGAAGGCACTGGGGGCACGGAAGCGCCATATCCTGCTGCAATTTCTTGCCGAAGCCCTGGTGATTACCGGAGTTGGTGGAGTAGCGGGCATTGCCCTGGCCTATGGAGTCAGTAAAGTCGTGGGAGGCATCACGTTCTATAGTGCGATTGCGGCCAATGCGAGTGCGGCGGATATCTATCTGCTGATCTCGCCGCATATTGTGATCCTGGCGACCGTCGTTCTCGTCATCGTAGGGACCGTGAGCGGAATGATTCCGGCGATACAGGCGGCCAATCTCGATCCCATTGAGGCGCTCAGGTATGAATAA
- a CDS encoding ABC transporter permease — protein MRALLDIFAQVFQSIGANKLRSFLTMFGIAWGVASLLLLIGLGEGFRSGQRRGLSELGSDVIMLFSGTVPALPNQHTGMRPYKLTLSDAEAIRAEASHVRNATAFIDRGDLKEVSEFSSAGGSVLGAEPNYPQIRKLPVAEGRWIDAGDEAQHRQVVFLGQKNNKLLFPGRPSVGSFITLNGYRFQVIGVAPKIGRGNNDSDNQRVYIPLSTMLELFPILGENIPADAITSIQYQPTAEDMNEAAKMDVHRIIAKRHDFDPSLTDAFEEWDTIKANKTVGLIFTAMDVFLGGVGIVTLALGAVGIINIMLVTVTERTKEIGLRKALGATNRSILIQFFLEGIMLTGISGLIGIAGAATLMLVLGHAMGDNQMGFDPPRLVPWSAAMAMGTLVLCGVIAGIYPASRAARMQPVEALRKE, from the coding sequence ATGCGCGCCCTTCTCGACATCTTTGCCCAGGTATTCCAATCGATCGGAGCTAACAAGCTGCGATCGTTCCTCACGATGTTCGGCATCGCATGGGGTGTGGCTTCCTTGCTGCTGCTGATCGGGTTGGGGGAGGGATTCCGCTCGGGGCAGCGCCGAGGACTGTCTGAGCTGGGATCGGACGTCATCATGCTCTTCAGCGGGACTGTGCCCGCGCTGCCGAACCAGCATACGGGCATGCGGCCCTACAAGCTGACGTTGAGCGATGCCGAGGCGATTCGTGCAGAGGCGTCCCATGTTCGCAATGCGACGGCGTTCATCGATCGCGGCGATCTGAAGGAGGTCAGCGAGTTTTCAAGCGCGGGCGGCTCAGTTCTGGGTGCAGAGCCGAACTACCCTCAGATTCGCAAGCTTCCCGTCGCCGAAGGCCGCTGGATCGACGCCGGCGACGAGGCGCAACATCGGCAGGTCGTATTTCTGGGGCAAAAAAATAATAAGCTGCTGTTTCCGGGACGGCCTTCGGTCGGGTCTTTCATCACGCTGAATGGATATCGTTTTCAGGTAATTGGCGTCGCACCCAAGATCGGGCGAGGCAATAACGATAGCGACAACCAGAGGGTCTATATTCCGCTGTCGACGATGCTCGAGCTCTTTCCGATTCTCGGCGAAAATATTCCCGCCGATGCTATTACCTCCATCCAATATCAGCCCACGGCCGAGGACATGAATGAGGCTGCGAAGATGGACGTGCATCGCATTATTGCGAAGCGGCATGATTTTGATCCAAGCCTGACGGATGCATTCGAAGAGTGGGACACTATCAAGGCAAATAAGACCGTCGGCCTGATCTTCACGGCAATGGATGTCTTTCTCGGGGGGGTGGGGATCGTTACCCTCGCGCTGGGCGCGGTTGGCATTATCAACATCATGCTGGTTACGGTGACGGAACGTACCAAGGAGATTGGCTTGCGCAAGGCGCTGGGAGCGACTAATCGCAGTATCTTGATACAGTTTTTTCTAGAAGGCATCATGTTGACCGGAATCAGCGGTCTGATCGGAATCGCGGGCGCGGCCACGCTGATGCTGGTGCTGGGACATGCGATGGGAGACAACCAAATGGGATTCGATCCACCGCGGCTGGTGCCATGGTCGGCGGCGATGGCGATGGGCACACTTGTGCTTTGCGGCGTAATCGCTGGCATCTATCCGGCGAGCCGAGCAGCGAGGATGCAGCCGGTTGAGGCGCTGCGCAAGGAGTAA